One Candidatus Dependentiae bacterium genomic window, CCCATGTAGTGGTTATGAAAAAAAAAGTTATTATTTTCACAAGTTCGGGTGGCGGCGGACATGTTGCAGCTGCACAAGCTCTTGAGCAATATCTGGGTGATGAATACGATATAGTTATTCACTATATATTTGCCGGAATATTGAAAAATTTTGACCCTATATATTTGATTACATTAGGATATTGGCATAGTGAAAAACTATATAATCTTTTTATTGTCGGCAAATGGTACCGAGTACTAAATAGCTTATATTATGTTGGCAAACCTTATATAAATTTATTAAATACAAAAATTACACATCTCATATACAATTACTTGCACACCCACAAAGCTGATGTTGTTATTTCTGTTATCCCATTTATCAATAATGCATGTATTGCTGCAGCGGAAAAACTTGATATACCCTTTTTTCTATTTCCACTCGATTTGGATGCCTCACATTTTGTATATAACATTACCAAGCAAACATACAAAAACTTTTATATTGGACTCCCATTTGATACTATATTAAGCAAAAAAATATTGTCTAAGTATCACATGCCTGCTGCTCAAATATTTGTTTCAGGCGCTATTCTTCGTACTGATTTTTTTTACCCAAAAAACATTACTTTACTAAAAGAAAAAAACAATATTCCTATATTCAAACCGGTATTACTGCTGTTAATGGGGTCGGCAGGATCTCATGCATCGTACATCTATTTTAAGCAGTTATTACAAATAACACAGCCTCTTCACATTATAATCGTACTCGGCAGACATAAAGCTATGCGCTCAAAATTTGAAGCCATCCACATACCTATACATATTTCAGTAACAATTTTTGGATTTGTGCAGGATATAGCAAATTTGATGACAATAGCAGACTTGAGCATTATGAAGTCAGGATCATTAAGTGTATGTGAAGCTATATACAGCAATATGCCTATGCTCCTAGATGCCAGTGGACCAATCTTAAAATGGGAACGTTTAAATCATGTATTTGTTGAACAAAATGGACTAGGGCAAAGCATTACAGACTATAGGCAAATACCACAAATTGTAGACTCAATCCTAAAAAATACTAATTACCTGATTCAGATAAAACAAAATTTCTCAAAAATTGAAAAGAAACAAGCAAATATAGAAATACCAAAGTTTATCAAAATGTCACTCAACAATAAGGGCTTGCCGTCTAGCAAGCCCTTATCTTAGAATATCGTTATTTATTTAGCTATAGATAACTTTGATCTCTGCGCGACGATTTTTTGCTTGTTGTTCGCGATTACCGGTAACTTTCTTACCATTAATTACCGCAGGGACTTCTGCACCACGACCAACTGTTTTGACAGAGAGCCCTTCAGTGCTAAACCGATCTGCCACTGTTTTTGCACGTTTTTCAGAGATTGCTAAATTATATACGGCTGAACCGGCTGAATGACAAGCATGGCCTTCTATAACCACTGTTGGTTCAATACCATTTTGTGCTATCTTTTTGAGTTCTTTTTTGACATATTCTATGTCTTTTTGAACAGCATTTTCTTGATCCTTGCGTAAAGCATAGCGATCGAAGTCAAAGTACACAACCTGGCAATCACCTTCGGCTTCGTGAGCCCAAGAGAACTCATCATGCCTACTGTGTTGATCTTCATCTACCTCTACATCAATAATGTCTTCTTGATCAAGAAGGGCAAAATCATTAACTTCATCATCAAAAAAGTTGCGTAAATTATCGTCGGCTAATGGAATATCGATTTCAACAACCTTGTTTTTTGCTATTTTGGTACTTTTTACCTTTTTCCCCCCACAACCAGGCAATCCAACAATTACTATTAGTAACGCCAGAAGAGTCTTTTTCATAAACCTACCTTTCTTTTTGAATCCCCACTGATTTTTTCTGGTTAAGCGAAGCGAATTTAGCATATTTTTCTCTAATTTGCTACCTTTTATTCATCAGATCAAGTATATTGAATAATGAGTAGTAACGATAAAAACACACTGTATCCTACATAATCACGCAGGTACAACAAAGGATTTATGAAAAAAATACTAATTAACGATAATTCGTGGCAAACCCGTATTGCTATTACACGGGATGGTAAATTACAAAATTTATACTTCTCTGCCCATGCACAAGAGAGTTTAGAGCGAGCATTTTTTAAGGGAATTATCCTTAAAGTGCTACCTGGTATCCAAACCGCCTTTGTGGAAATTGGCCAAGAAAAAGCTGGTTTTTTACACATATCAGAAATTGATCGTGAACTTGCATTGTCCGAAATGAGTAAAAATTTACAACTTGAGGATGAAGAAGAACAAGTCGAACGCAAGGTTCATCAAAAAAAAGATATCAGTAAAATATTCCATGAAGGAGATGAGGTCCTTGTACAAGTAAGCAAAGAACCTATTTATGAAAAAGGTGCAAAACTTACTACTTGTTATACATTGCCAGGTAGATTTATTGTGCTGATGCCAAATATCCCACGTATTGGCGTATCGAAAAAAATTGCAGAAAAAGAAGAACGTTATCGCCTCAAAGATATTGTGCGTTCACATTTGCCAGAAGGAATGGGAGCCATTATCCGTACCACCTCAGAGGGGCGTAATGAACAAGAAATAATCAAAGATTTAAACTATTTGGTCAGAAAATGGAAAACCATTGAAGATGCATTTGAAAAGGCAAAAGGCGATCATACGGTTTGTAAACTCCATGAAGACATTCCACTACCACTGCAAATTGTCCGAGATCATCTGGATGATGATGTAGAAGAAATCATTACTGACAATAAACAAAATCAAACTAATATTTATAACTTTATTAAGTCAATAGCGCCCGAGTATAGCCAAAAAATAAAACTTTACACCGGTGATCGAAGCATCTTCACTCATTATGATATTGAGAAACAAATAACTCAAGCTCTTGATAAGAAGGTGTCACTTAAATCCGGCGGGTCACTTATTATTGAAACTACAGAGGCTATGACTGTTGTTGACGTCAATACGGGTAAATTTATTGGTAAGAAGAGTATGGAAGATACTATTCTACAAACCAATATTGAGGCTGCAGAAGAGATTGTGCGCCAGTTAAAACTGCGCAATATTGGAGGTCTGATTGTCATAGACTTTATCGACATGACGGTTTCTGCGAATAAACAAAAACTATCTCGTTTTTTTGAAAAAACACTACGCGAACAAGATAAGTTTCAATCGGTTCTTTTAAAGATATCGGAATTCGGCCTTGTCCAAATGACTCGCAAACGCTCAGGCAAAACCCTTATACAGCAATTGACTGACGATTGTCCAACTTGCAAGGGGTCTGGTTTTGTCCCATCAGTACAAACTGAATGCTATGCCTTATTGCGCAACTTACAGCAAGATTTAACCGATTTGAAGGATAAAACATCGGTTACCGTAATGGTACATCCAACACTATTCGATTATATCTCATCTATTGAATATAATGCCATTTTGGAACTTGAAAAAAAATATCACATCAAAATTACAATAGCTACTGAGCCTTCATTAGCATTGAATACATACAAAATCGAAAAAAAATGATATTTTAGGTAATTATAGTCATGATGTATAGCAGCACAAGCAGCAAGCGGAAGGTATATTGCTATGGCAAAGACAGGATCTATTCTTGATCAATATCCTGAATATGAAATAACTATAGGCATGGAAGTACATGTCCAGCTAGCTACAAAAAGTAAGATTTTTTGTGCAAGCAAAAATGAAGTTACTAAGGACCCTAATAGTCATATTTGCCATATATGCGCGGGACATCCCGGCGTGCTCCCTGTACTAAATAAAGAAGTGATTAACTATGCTATTCTTGCCGGACTTGCCACTCATTGCAAAATAGCTGAAAAATCAAGTTTTGATCGCAAACATTATTTTTATCCTGATCTGCCAAAAAACTATCAGATTACTCAAAACTATGAACCTATTTGTATTGATGGATATGTACCTATTCGTTTAGACAATGGTAGCGTTAAAAAAATTAGACTTATGCGCATACACATAGAAGAAGACGCAGGAAAAAATATCCATTCTGACTATAGTAATGAAAGCTTTGTGGATCTAAACCGTGCTGGTACCCCATTACTGGAAATTGTAAGTTATCCTGACATTTCTAGTGCTGAAGAAACAAAAGCATACTTAAAGGAATTACGCTCCATTGTACAATATTTGCATATTTGCTCAGGTAATATGGAAGAAGGTGCATTTCGCGCAGACACAAATATATCTGTCCGTAAAAAAGGAGCAAAACAATTTGGAACCCGCTGTGAATTGAAAAATATTAACTCTTTTAAGTTTATTAGTGACGCAATTGAATATGAAGTCGCACGCCATATCGATATATTAGAAAATGGTGGCAAGATTAAACAAGAAACACGACTGTGGGATACTAAGAACAAAAAAACAATTCCTATGCGCTCAAAAGAAGAAGCTGCTGATTATCGTTATTTACCAGATCCTGATTTACCAATTATAGAAGTAAATGGCGTCTGGATTGAGCATATGCAAAAACTGCTTCCAGAATTACCATATCAAAAATTTGAACGACTTTGCCACCAAGGCCTTAGTCCATATGAAGCAGAAATACTCGTAGATAATCTTGAAATTGCAAACTACTATGATGACGCACATAAAATTACCCAAAGCAAACAATTAATTAATTGGGTACTACGTGATCTCATGGGATACTTAAAAGAACAAAAAATTGAGCTTATTCAATGCAAAGTTACCCCTGATAAACTTGCCACAATTATTGATATGCTTGAGCAAGATAAAATCAATAATCATGCAGCTAAAGAAGTATTTTTAATCGTTGCACAAACAGGTCAAGACCCAGAGGCTGTAGTTAAAGAAAAAGGACTTGAGCAAGTAGGCGCATCTGAAGAGCTTGAACATATTATACAAAAAATAGTACATGATAATCCTAGTCAAACGGCAGATTACAAATCTGGTAATCAACGTATCTTTGCATTTTTTGTTGGTCAAGCAATGAAGCAAACGGCTGGAAAAGGCAATCCAAAAATCATACAAGAATTACTCAAAAAGTACTTGCAGTAAACCTATGCTTTATCGTACATTTTTAATTTTTTGTATATCCTCGCCTCTTATATGCATGGAAAAAAGTGGATCTTCCTCTACGTCTGAAACTGAAGAGAATTCATTTTTTAGTCCTACCATACAAAACACTGTCTACAATAAAGCAAAAAGACATTTCAAAAGAAGCTCGAGTACAAATTCTTTTGAACAAAATATCGATATAGACATTACTTATACAGAAAAAGAATATAATCTATTTTGTATGGCACAGAGTATTGTACAAATTGTCAAAAATAGCTTTCAAAGCAGAGAAGCTAATAATATACATCCCTCATACCGCCAACTACATTTACCTGATATACATAAGTCTAAGATGGGACTTTATTTATACTTTAAGGACGATATACCTGCTGGCCTGTTTACACCGTGGGGTATTTGGAATTTTTGGAGCAAAAAAACATTAGAAATTATTCATAAAACGCGTGTTGAAAGTACGCTTATACGGCCACACCTAGATTTACATATGATTACAAAATGTATTGTGGCATATAGCAAATTATCAAAAATCATGCCAGACGATTACATACCTGGTAACAAATACAGTTTTGGACCGATTTTGAAAATAAAACATATTAATAATACCGTCGTAGAAAATGTATTGGTTAATAATAACAAGCGCTGGATTGAGCAACAAAAAACATGGCAGGCAATGCATGAACGTTATAAGGCACAAGATTTAGAAGTTAACAATATTGTCATTAAAAAAACAAAACGGCCTCGTTCAAAAAGTAGCCCTCGTGATAATAGTCCAAAAAAACTTATTAGGCAGAAAGAAAGCCCACGATCCGAAAGCAGCACCTACTCTCAAGAGATTTCTTATATTAAAAATAGCCCTCGAAAACTTGAAGATAGTCCTCGAAAAAAAGGATCTCCTAGATCCTGGTTCAATTTTTTATTTAAAGATAAAAGTGAATAATACATAAAAATAAACTCTCTTTAGTTTTTAAATAACATAGCTCAAAAAATGTATACCTACTAAATAAAATCGTTTATAGATCGACGCTCTGAATATTGCATCACAACTGACACCATGCTACGCTACAAAAAAAGGGAAGTATATATCGGTAAAACCATACAAAAAAAGTTTATTTATATTTAGACGTGACTTACGCCTACAAGACAATAACGGGCTTACTGCAGCCCTACAACAATCTGATTGTGTCATCCCTTGTTTTATTTTTGATCTACAACAAATTGGACCTCAAAATAAATTCCGTAGCTTCAATGCTATACAATTTATGCTTGAATCATTGCAAGATCTAGATAAACAACTAAAAACAAAAAAAGGTAAACTCTATATATTCAAAGGTAACCCTAAAAATATTGTGAGCAAACTAATCAAACAAGAAAAAATAGATGCTGTTTTTCTTAATCGTGATTATACCCCATTTAGTACTAAACGCGATAAGACCATTGCGCAAATATGTATAAAAAAGAAAGTTGAGTTCTTTACATATAATGATCTACTACTCACAGAACCAGATGATATAAAAACAGGCAAAGGGACTCCGTACACTATATTCACACCATTTTTTAAAAAAGCAATACATAGAAAAATTATTAATCCAAAAAAACTTCCTCGCGGAAATTTTCTGACAGGAAATATTACTGGTTCGCAATCAGTGCATATGTATAAATATGTCGTAAAAAAAGAAAATAAAAAATTACATGTACACGGTGGAACAATCCAGGGTAAAAAAATATTAGAATCGCTCGGTATTTATAAAAATTACAAAAAAACAAAAGACTTTCCTTCCCTAGACACTACTAATCTTTCTGCCTACTTAAAATTCGGCTGCATTTCTGTACGTGAAGCTTTTTATGCTATTGAAGAAAAACTTGGTAAGCATCACCCATTAATTAGGCAATTATACTGGCGTGATTTTTTTACACATGTTGCCTTTCATTTTCCGTTTGTATTTGGTGCACCATATCATGAAAAATATAAAAAACTATGGTGGTCAAAAAGTAATGTATATTTTAATGCATGGTCTAAAGGAAATACCGGTTTTCCTATTGTTGACGCAGGTATGCGACAACTAAATGAAACAGGGTTTATGCATAATAGGGTACGTATGATTGTAGCATCATTTTTAACTAAAGACTTACATATAAATTGGTTAAAGGGAGAAAAATATTTTGCTCAACAACTTGTTGACTATGATCCAGCAATTAATAATGGAAATTGGCAATGGTCAGCATCAACAGGATGCGATGCTCAACCATATTTCCGTATTTTTAATCCTTGGACACAACAAAAAAAATTTGATCCTGATTGTATCTATATAAAGACATGGATCCCGGAACTAAGACATATACCCAATAAAATTATACATACGTGGTCTAAAAATACACATCAACCAATAAAAAACTACCCACGCCCAATAGTCGATCATACTATTGAAAACAGAAAAACAAAATTACTGTATAAGAAAGTAGGTTAAATATATAGCTGATTGCCTTCTTGCTTAATTAACCCATCATTAGATAACTGTGTAATTATAGTATTTATACGATGCTCTTCTTGTTTGAGTAATATCAACAACTGTTCTTTGGTAACAATCTGTTGCTCAACAAGTATCTTAATAATATTGCCACGAATTTGCCTATCTGATCCTTCAAATTTAGTTTGCACCGCATGATGCTTACTATTACGACTTGGATTAGGGTGCATTTTTTTCAACAATACGCCATAATCCATCAATGCATAATACCATTCACGCGGATTATTATGATCGAGTGTGGCACTAATAAGCGGTAATAATTCTTTATCATGCACATCTTGTTTACCACGAAAAAAACTATGTAAAAATACCGCGCGAATATTTGTCTCTATAAAAACAACTGGCATATTGAATGCAAATGCACAAATTGATCCTGCAGTATTTGGGCCAATACCAGGAAAAGTCTTTAATGCGTCTTGATCATTAGGCAATTGCCCTTCAAATTCACACATAACTTTTTGTGCAATTTCTTGCAAATATTTACCACGGCGATTGTATCCTAAGCCTTGCCATGCGGCAAGTACATGCCTGAGTGGCGCATGTGCAAGTACAATAAAATTTGGAAACAGATCAATAAACTGTTCATATTTGGGCGTCACACGATATGTCTGCGTTTGTTGCAACATAATTTCTGAAACTAAAATACAATACGGATTGTTGATGTTGCGCCAAGCAAAGCTGCGCCCTTGCGTATGGTAAAATTGCCAGATAAAACTTTGAAATGAAAGAATCTTGTCTTTAGTCAGTTGCATATACTATTAAGAGCCTTGATTTATATAAAGATTCTTTAGTGTAATAAGAACACATAATATTGTAAATAAAAGGGAAAATCAGTATGAATCATAAAAAAATTGCTATTATTGGTGCAGGTTCAGTCGGAACAACAACTGCATATGCATTAATTCTATACAACACACCCGCAGAAATTATCTTGATTGATATTGATCACAACCGCTGCAAAGGAGAAGTTCTAGATCTAGCTGACACTATTGGATTCTCAAGCACGCCTGGTATATATAGCGGAACATGCCAAGATGCTTGCAATGCTGATATTATTGTTATTGCCGCAGGAGCACGCCAAAAACCTGGGCAAAAACGCTCTGAATTATTAGAAACTAATAAAAAAGTTGTTGAAGCAGTACTTGATCAACTTAGATTCGTACAAAAACATGCCATAGTTATTATGGTTACCAATCCGCTTGATCCCTTAACTTGGTATGCACAAGAAAAATTAAGTTTACCTCGCGCTCAAATTTTTGGTACGGGTACATTTCTGGATTCACAACGGTTACAAGGAATACTGTCACAGAAGCTCAATATTTCCCGTGAATCAATTCAAGCATATATCCTGGGCGAGCACGGAGATATGCAGTTTCCTGCTTGGTCAATTACGCGTATTAATGAAAAACCATTAGCTATGTTTAATCTATCCGAAGAAACTCTCAATACCATTGCACAAGAAACACGCAATAAAGCATATGAGATTATCTCATGCAAAGGCGCCACATTTTATGGTATTGCCACGTGTGTTGCTATTATATGCCATGCAATAATATTTGATAAAAAATTTATACTTCCATTATCGATATATCTTGAAAACTTTGGCGTATGTATGAGCATGCCGGCAATCCTTGGCAAACAAGGCATTGAACAAGTTTTGGATATTACTTTAAATTCCCATGAGCAAGAGAGCCTAGCTCGTGCTGCCACAGTCTTAAAAAATATGCTCAAGTAAACGCTTATCTTCTTGCAAAAACAACAACTATTGATACTATAAAATTTTATTTTTAGTTATCTAAGGAAATAACACATGAAGAAAATATCAATTATTATAATATCACTGCTATTTGCACATATTCCTCTTTATTGTATGAAAGCTAGCTGGGAAAACTTCAAAAAATTAACCAAAATGGCATTAACATCTCCTAAAATCAAATCAAGCACATCAACAAGTTCGACACTTTCTATGGGAGAAAATATAGTGTTTGCAAGACACCTCAAAATACTAGATCAACTTACCCAACAACGTCATTATGTCTGTCCTCCACGCGGCCAAGAAACAACATATCTTATAGAAGCAATTAATGAAGGCTGGATTAATGCTGCAAGCAGTGATGAAGACTCAAGTAGTATATAAATTAGAAGCGTAATAGAAACTCATAAATCAATTACATTATACATACGAAATAAAAAAGGGCTTCTTTCTTTTTGAAAGAAGCCCTTTTTTTATAAATGCCATTATATAATTTAGCCTAATTGCTTTTCAACACGGCCAACGCGCAATGTAATTAATTTGTCAGAACTCATTATTTTTTTAACTGCTTGTTGAATATCGGCCAATGTTATATGTGCCAATTGTTCTGCACGTTTGTCAAAAAAATCTGGTGCAAATCCATAACGGTCAGCCAATAGGAACATATGCGCTATACCACGATTAGATGCAAATTGATCGATCAGCGTATTAGCTATTGCGCGCTTTGCTTCATTAAGCTCTTGTTCTGTTAATGTATCTGGTACCATATCAATTGCTTGCTTAATAACCTTTTCTGCTTCTGCTAAACGATCCATAGATACAATAGTTTTGACCAAAACTACCCCTGGTTGCTCATCTGCTCCAGCCACAAGCGAGCCATTGATACGGTAAAATAAACCTGATTGCTCACGTAGTTGAAATAAACGAGAACTCATGGAACCAAGAGCCCCTCCGCCAAAAATTTGATCAAATAATAATAATTTATCATAATCAGGGTGCTTGCGATCTATTGAAAGACCCGCAAAACACAGCACAACCTGATCCCTGTTGATAGGGTAATTGACTTCTGCAGGCTCAACACTACACAAACTAGGAAACTCTATATCATTTACTTTTTGCCCATGCCACTTGCCAATAGTTTGCTCGAGCTCTTTTTTGATATTGTAACCATCTAAATTACCGACAATTGCAAGCGTAGCTCCTTCGGGAGTTACGACCTGTTTATAAAAATTATATAGATCATCATGAGAAATTTGTTCAATAACCTGTCTAACACCCATACTATTTTTACTATATGGATGATTTTTATATAATTGCTCTCGCAATAATTGACCAGAAAAACTCCAAGGTTCATCCCAATAATTTTTTATATCCGCAAGTACTTGAGCGCGAACCTTTTCCATATGCTGTTCATCAAAAGAAGCATTGCTGAGTACCTCATGTAGCATTTGCATACCAAAGCCAAAGTCTTCATGAGTCATATACATAGAAACACCCCCTGGATATGCACCAAGTCCCATACCACGAGATTCTACAATGTCTGCCAGTTGCTCTGCAGAATAACGCGTCGTACCCTCTGTTAACATGTCTGCCATAAAAGTATAGAGCCCTTGTTTTTGCTGGGGATCATAACAAGAACGTGCCTTAAGTTGTAGCATAACATCTATTTTTGGGGTATTTGAATTATGATGATATAGAACCTTTAGACCATTGGAGAGTGTAATTATTTGTGGTTTTGGGAAATTAAATACTCCCGGCTCACCCACCTTTAAATTGTTGGCATATACTGCAGGTTCAATTGGAGTTGAGCGTGGATGCGCGTCTAATATACGATTATCTTCTGCATCAGACTCAGTTTGCAATTCAGCCCAAACATCAATTTCTTCTTGTGCTAGTGGCAATATTTCACCTCTATGCATAACAGATGGACGAAAATATTTTGCAACCATTTCTTGCATCGCTTCTTGCAACTGAGCATTTGATTGTTGTTGCAAATAATTAAATGCATAATTCTCATCACCTGTTGCCCAAAAATATTTACCAATTTGATATGCTTGACTCTCTAGATTTTCAAGTAAATTATATAAACTCATTTCTGTTTGCTTAACTGCGCGACTTACCTCTTGTTCAGTAAATCCTTCTTGAATAATATTGAGCAATTCTTGCTTGATAACCCGCTCAATCTCTGCAATATCTGCGATGCGCTTTGGTTCGCATGCTATAAAAAAAATACCATGCTCAAATAAATCATCGCTATCCGCACTAACTGAAGTAGCAAGTTGTAATTCATTAACCAATTTTTTATATAAACGAGAACTTTTACCCTTACCCAGAACCCAAGCAATCAAATTTAAAATATGATCTTTTTTTTCTTGTAATCCTGGCACGGTAAATGCATATGCAACCATTGGTTGTTGCAAATCGCGATAGAGAGTAATAGATTTTGATGCAATATCTTTATTGAGATAATTCTGTGCTTTTTTATACGTTGTATCTGCAGCTATTACCGCAAAATGTTTTTTTGCTAATGCATATACTTCTTCAGGGTTAACATCACCCACTACTACTAATGCTGCATTATTGGGCACATAATGTTTTTTATAAAATTTATGCAACACATCACTTGAAGCTCCCCACAGATCTTGTTTATACCCTATTATTGGATAGTGATATGGGTGTTCCTCAAAAATAGTAGAAACAAGGTGTTCAAATAGACTAGCACTATAGTTGTCTCGATACATTTTAAGCTCTTGAATAACCGCTTTCATTTCTGAATTAAGCATATTTGTATCAAAACGACAGTTACGCATACAATCTGCCATTATAGGCAGCGTTTCTGTCCAATTATGTTTAGGCATATTAAATAGGTAGCCAGTATAATCATACGAGGTAAAAGCATTACAACTACCAGAAAGCATGTGAGTCGCTACATTAATATCAGATTCTGACAGTGTATCAGTACCTTTAAAAATCATATGCTCAATCAAATGTGCGAGCCCTTTTTCACCTGTTTTCTCATCCTTCGACCCAACGTTATACCAAAGCTGCACAGAGACCTTTGGAACATGATGGACGGGCCTGACCAGTATAGTCATTCCATTATCCAGGACCCTTTTTATAACATGTGATTGCACGTCATTACCCTTGTTCATTGTATCATCTACCTTCCCATAATTACTCAAAAACCATACCATACACATACCCCCTATGCCAAACCAAATATACTTATGCATTGGGCCTCTCCTTATTTTTTAGGTATTATTTATCATACTTAAAAAAGCTGTATTTATAAAGCAAAAAGCTTCTCTTTACTATTAGTAAGTCTATACTTGGTATGTTAAGTATCTCTTGAACTATAAGTATATTTTTATGATCAAAGAAGCATTTATAGAACTCCTTAAGACACTACCCCCTTTATCCATTGCCACCCTTGCACTTATCCTGGGCATTATAACCCAGCAGTATTTACCCGGTATAGCAATTTTTATATTGAGCACCATATTGATAATTATAGTTCCCCTTTTGATATACAAAAATACATTATCCCCAAAGTCCATCAAAGCAATTGCGCTTTTTGTCATTGTTTTTTTGAGTGGAGCAATAAGCTCAATCTACCAACAGAGTAGTTATGACCACTTTTATCATATAACACAAGAAAAGCCCTTTACACTTATCGGAAGCATAACTGACCTAGAAGAGACCCCTCATAATACCATGCACAAGCAGGTGACTATAAAAATCAATGAAATACAACCACATACTAGCTCATGGCAAAATTATTCAGGAAGCTTATACATATATACGAATAACACAGATAAGTTAAATATAGGTGATCAAATTTGCATACATAATATTCTTTGTAAAAAAACAAAAAACAATTCATTTGTCACTTATCTTATTAAACAAGGTATCGCTGGTTGCGTATTTGTAAAAAATCTAAATTATTACTTGATACATCCATCACCAAAATCTTGGAGATACTGGATTCATACAATCAGAAATCAAATACTTAAGCAATGTGCAAAAAAATTAAAAAATACCACATCAAGCCTGTTTGCATCGCTATTTTTAGGCAATAAAAATAATTATAAAAAAGAATTGGAACCCATGACACATCAGTTTCAAATGTGGGGGTTATCGCACTATTTGGCAAGATCCGGGCTACATCTAGTTATCTTTATAGCATTGTGGCATATGTTATTATCCATTCTTCCAGTAGCACTTATCCTAAAACAATTTATATTGCTGGCTCTTACTTTTCTATACGCAGCTCTTAGTTGGTCAAGCATCTCTTTTATACGAGCATTATCAACATTCACACTTTTTAAAATATGCACACTCAATAAAAGACAAGGACATGTTACACACCTACTAACACTTGTATGCATTATTACGCTTTTGATAAACCCAATTCAATTATTTTTCTTAGACTTTCAATTGAGCTTTATGCTTACCTTTGCACTAACATGGTTTAATTATATGCAGAGCAAGAAATTGACTTAAACATTTCATTCATTGACTATACCCCCCCTTTTTTTCTTATGATAATAAAGAATTTAAAAAAATTCTCAG contains:
- a CDS encoding L-lactate dehydrogenase, coding for MNHKKIAIIGAGSVGTTTAYALILYNTPAEIILIDIDHNRCKGEVLDLADTIGFSSTPGIYSGTCQDACNADIIVIAAGARQKPGQKRSELLETNKKVVEAVLDQLRFVQKHAIVIMVTNPLDPLTWYAQEKLSLPRAQIFGTGTFLDSQRLQGILSQKLNISRESIQAYILGEHGDMQFPAWSITRINEKPLAMFNLSEETLNTIAQETRNKAYEIISCKGATFYGIATCVAIICHAIIFDKKFILPLSIYLENFGVCMSMPAILGKQGIEQVLDITLNSHEQESLARAATVLKNMLK
- a CDS encoding pitrilysin family protein, which gives rise to MHKYIWFGIGGMCMVWFLSNYGKVDDTMNKGNDVQSHVIKRVLDNGMTILVRPVHHVPKVSVQLWYNVGSKDEKTGEKGLAHLIEHMIFKGTDTLSESDINVATHMLSGSCNAFTSYDYTGYLFNMPKHNWTETLPIMADCMRNCRFDTNMLNSEMKAVIQELKMYRDNYSASLFEHLVSTIFEEHPYHYPIIGYKQDLWGASSDVLHKFYKKHYVPNNAALVVVGDVNPEEVYALAKKHFAVIAADTTYKKAQNYLNKDIASKSITLYRDLQQPMVAYAFTVPGLQEKKDHILNLIAWVLGKGKSSRLYKKLVNELQLATSVSADSDDLFEHGIFFIACEPKRIADIAEIERVIKQELLNIIQEGFTEQEVSRAVKQTEMSLYNLLENLESQAYQIGKYFWATGDENYAFNYLQQQSNAQLQEAMQEMVAKYFRPSVMHRGEILPLAQEEIDVWAELQTESDAEDNRILDAHPRSTPIEPAVYANNLKVGEPGVFNFPKPQIITLSNGLKVLYHHNSNTPKIDVMLQLKARSCYDPQQKQGLYTFMADMLTEGTTRYSAEQLADIVESRGMGLGAYPGGVSMYMTHEDFGFGMQMLHEVLSNASFDEQHMEKVRAQVLADIKNYWDEPWSFSGQLLREQLYKNHPYSKNSMGVRQVIEQISHDDLYNFYKQVVTPEGATLAIVGNLDGYNIKKELEQTIGKWHGQKVNDIEFPSLCSVEPAEVNYPINRDQVVLCFAGLSIDRKHPDYDKLLLFDQIFGGGALGSMSSRLFQLREQSGLFYRINGSLVAGADEQPGVVLVKTIVSMDRLAEAEKVIKQAIDMVPDTLTEQELNEAKRAIANTLIDQFASNRGIAHMFLLADRYGFAPDFFDKRAEQLAHITLADIQQAVKKIMSSDKLITLRVGRVEKQLG
- a CDS encoding ComEC/Rec2 family competence protein: MIKEAFIELLKTLPPLSIATLALILGIITQQYLPGIAIFILSTILIIIVPLLIYKNTLSPKSIKAIALFVIVFLSGAISSIYQQSSYDHFYHITQEKPFTLIGSITDLEETPHNTMHKQVTIKINEIQPHTSSWQNYSGSLYIYTNNTDKLNIGDQICIHNILCKKTKNNSFVTYLIKQGIAGCVFVKNLNYYLIHPSPKSWRYWIHTIRNQILKQCAKKLKNTTSSLFASLFLGNKNNYKKELEPMTHQFQMWGLSHYLARSGLHLVIFIALWHMLLSILPVALILKQFILLALTFLYAALSWSSISFIRALSTFTLFKICTLNKRQGHVTHLLTLVCIITLLINPIQLFFLDFQLSFMLTFALTWFNYMQSKKLT